From Enterococcus wangshanyuanii, the proteins below share one genomic window:
- the cysK gene encoding cysteine synthase A codes for MTQIFHSVTELIGKTPIVKLGKIVPEDAADVFVKLEFFNPGGSVKDRVALSMIEAAEKDGHLKKGDTIVEPTSGNTGIGLSMVGAAKGYQVIIVMPDTMSIERRKLMQAYGAQLLLTPGAEGMKGAIAKASELAEQDGYFMPMQFENPANAQTHEKTTGKEIQDAFGPSGLDAFVAGVGTGGTITGVGKELKRVYPAISIVAVEPLESPVLEGGSPSPHKIQGIGAGFVPKILDTEIYEQIAAVPSETAMETARQLAVQEGLLVGISAGAAVYAAIEKAKELGKGKKVLTVVPDNGERYLSTALYNFSE; via the coding sequence ATGACTCAAATTTTTCATTCAGTTACAGAATTAATCGGAAAGACACCCATTGTCAAGTTAGGTAAAATCGTTCCTGAAGATGCCGCAGATGTATTTGTGAAACTGGAATTCTTTAACCCCGGTGGAAGTGTCAAAGATCGGGTTGCACTTAGCATGATCGAAGCGGCTGAAAAAGATGGTCATTTAAAAAAAGGAGATACTATCGTAGAACCAACAAGTGGGAATACAGGTATCGGCTTATCGATGGTTGGTGCAGCCAAAGGCTATCAAGTGATCATTGTCATGCCTGATACAATGAGTATTGAACGCAGAAAGTTGATGCAGGCGTATGGTGCCCAGCTGCTATTGACTCCAGGAGCAGAAGGGATGAAAGGAGCTATTGCTAAAGCTTCTGAGTTAGCGGAGCAAGATGGTTATTTCATGCCGATGCAATTTGAAAACCCAGCAAATGCACAGACTCATGAGAAAACAACAGGAAAAGAAATTCAAGATGCTTTTGGCCCTTCTGGGTTAGATGCTTTTGTGGCAGGTGTCGGTACTGGCGGGACGATTACAGGTGTTGGAAAAGAGTTGAAACGTGTGTATCCAGCTATTTCTATCGTTGCAGTAGAGCCGTTAGAATCTCCTGTCTTAGAAGGTGGAAGTCCGTCTCCACATAAAATTCAAGGAATCGGCGCAGGTTTTGTACCGAAAATATTGGACACAGAAATTTATGAGCAAATTGCTGCTGTTCCAAGTGAAACGGCTATGGAAACAGCACGCCAGTTAGCCGTTCAAGAGGGCTTGTTAGTCGGTATTTCTGCTGGAGCTGCAGTTTATGCTGCGATTGAAAAAGCAAAAGAATTAGGTAAAGGAAAAAAAGTATTGACGGTTGTTCCAGATAATGGAGAACGTTACCTTTCAACTGCATTATACAATTTTTCTGAATGA
- a CDS encoding NADH oxidase, which translates to MKVVVVGCTHAGTAAVKSILTNHPNAEVTVYERNDNVSFLSCGIALYVGGVVKEADSLFYSSPEELASLGATVKMEHEVEIIDVEHKTVTAKDLTTGSVETVSYDKLVMTTGSWPIVPPIKGIEAENILLCKNFNQANVIIERAKEAKKVVVVGGGYIGIELVEAFVESGKEVTLIDGLDRILNKYLDKPFTDVLEKELVDRGVTLALGENVQEFQADAAGHVNKVITPSQEFDADMVIMCVGFSPNTTLLKDKVDMLPNGAIVVDKFMRSSNPDILAAGDSAVVHYNPSNSTNYIPLATNAVRQGMLVGYNLVEQKLAYRGTQGTSGLYLFGWKIGSTGVTLESAKMNNLEVGATLFEDNYRPEFMPTTENVMMELVYEKGTNRIVGGQLMSKYDITQSANTLSLAVQNEMTVEDLALSDFFFQPHFDRPWNYLNLLAQAALKDLAKN; encoded by the coding sequence ATGAAAGTCGTAGTCGTAGGATGTACGCATGCAGGAACAGCTGCAGTCAAAAGTATTTTAACAAATCACCCAAATGCGGAGGTAACCGTTTATGAAAGAAATGATAATGTATCATTTTTATCATGCGGGATCGCTCTATATGTTGGTGGAGTAGTGAAGGAGGCTGACAGCTTATTTTATTCAAGTCCTGAAGAGCTAGCGTCACTAGGTGCTACAGTTAAGATGGAACATGAAGTCGAAATTATCGATGTTGAGCATAAAACGGTTACAGCTAAAGATTTAACTACTGGAAGTGTTGAAACAGTTTCATATGATAAATTAGTAATGACCACAGGTTCATGGCCAATTGTACCACCAATCAAGGGCATTGAAGCAGAAAATATTTTATTGTGTAAAAACTTTAATCAGGCAAATGTCATTATCGAACGTGCCAAAGAAGCGAAAAAAGTTGTTGTAGTTGGTGGAGGTTATATCGGAATCGAATTAGTTGAAGCTTTTGTAGAGTCTGGTAAAGAAGTCACGTTAATTGATGGTTTAGACCGTATTTTAAATAAATATTTGGACAAACCATTCACAGATGTTTTAGAAAAAGAGCTTGTCGATCGCGGTGTGACTTTAGCGTTGGGCGAAAATGTTCAAGAATTTCAAGCTGACGCAGCTGGTCATGTGAATAAAGTAATTACTCCTAGTCAAGAATTCGATGCTGACATGGTTATTATGTGTGTAGGTTTCAGTCCTAATACAACGTTGTTGAAAGATAAAGTTGATATGTTGCCTAATGGAGCCATCGTTGTAGATAAATTTATGCGTTCGAGCAACCCTGATATCCTTGCTGCAGGTGATAGTGCAGTTGTACACTATAATCCAAGCAATTCAACCAATTACATTCCTCTAGCAACGAATGCTGTTCGTCAAGGGATGCTTGTTGGGTACAATTTAGTTGAACAAAAGCTAGCTTATCGTGGGACTCAAGGAACATCTGGTTTATACTTATTCGGTTGGAAAATAGGTTCAACAGGGGTAACTTTAGAAAGTGCGAAAATGAACAATTTAGAAGTCGGCGCGACTTTGTTTGAAGATAACTATCGTCCAGAATTTATGCCAACAACTGAAAATGTTATGATGGAATTAGTTTACGAAAAAGGAACAAACCGAATTGTCGGAGGACAATTGATGTCTAAATATGATATTACACAGTCGGCCAATACGCTATCATTAGCTGTTCAAAACGAAATGACTGTTGAAGATCTTGCGTTATCTGATTTCTTCTTCCAGCCGCATTTTGATCGACCTTGGAACTATCTAAACTTATTAGCGCAAGCAGCATTAAAAGATCTCGCTAAAAATTAA
- a CDS encoding 4-hydroxy-3-methylbut-2-enyl diphosphate reductase yields MKIVNISPRGYCYGVVDAMVIARNASLDENLPRPIYILGMIVHNKHVTDAFESIGIHTLEGENREDILAQVDQGTVIFTAHGTSPKVKEMAIEKGLTIIDATCPDVMITHELIAEKVAEGYEIIYIGKKNHPEPEGALGVSPEHVHLVSNTDEIADLKLVADKIFVTNQTTMSQWDVSDLMNLIKEKYPNVLIHKDICKATQVRQEAVVEQAKGCDLTIVVGDPKSNNSNRLAQVSIEQAGVNAYRISDVSQIDPTWLLNVETVAVTAGASTPTQIVREVIDYLKEFDPNDPQTHKRESTTIPESILPRPRIKDLTKNRQRRLEELRSGKR; encoded by the coding sequence ATGAAAATAGTAAATATTAGTCCTAGAGGCTATTGTTATGGCGTTGTTGATGCTATGGTCATCGCTAGAAATGCTTCTCTTGATGAAAATCTGCCACGTCCTATTTATATTTTAGGAATGATCGTTCACAATAAACATGTCACCGATGCCTTTGAAAGCATTGGTATTCATACGTTAGAAGGCGAAAATCGTGAAGATATCTTAGCTCAAGTCGATCAAGGGACCGTTATTTTTACTGCTCACGGGACATCGCCAAAAGTGAAAGAAATGGCTATCGAAAAAGGCTTAACGATTATTGATGCAACCTGTCCTGACGTGATGATTACCCACGAATTGATTGCCGAAAAAGTTGCTGAAGGATATGAAATTATTTATATCGGCAAAAAAAATCATCCGGAACCGGAAGGTGCACTTGGTGTGTCTCCTGAACATGTTCATCTGGTATCTAATACTGATGAAATCGCAGATTTAAAATTAGTTGCTGATAAGATCTTCGTTACCAATCAAACAACAATGAGTCAATGGGATGTCAGTGATTTGATGAATCTGATCAAAGAAAAATACCCAAATGTCTTAATTCATAAAGATATCTGTAAAGCAACGCAAGTCCGCCAAGAAGCGGTGGTCGAACAAGCGAAAGGTTGCGATCTGACAATCGTTGTAGGCGATCCTAAAAGTAACAACAGCAATCGATTAGCTCAGGTTTCGATCGAACAAGCCGGTGTCAATGCTTATCGTATCTCGGACGTCTCCCAGATAGATCCTACTTGGCTTTTGAATGTGGAGACGGTTGCAGTGACTGCTGGTGCCTCAACCCCAACTCAAATTGTTCGAGAAGTGATCGACTATTTAAAAGAATTCGATCCAAATGATCCACAAACACATAAAAGAGAATCAACAACCATACCTGAATCCATATTACCAAGACCTAGAATCAAGGACTTGACCAAAAATCGACAACGTCGTTTAGAAGAACTACGCTCAGGAAAACGCTAA
- a CDS encoding glucosaminidase domain-containing protein — translation MDKKMTRSSRHQLKAKQHSNKKAASVIGTSLIFLPIAGNLLPLGAQATEYEQQEAVSQQAFIDSIGYSAASVASSNDLYASVMIAQALLESSYGTSGLASAPNYNLFGVKGSYGGQTVYMPTKEYLNGEWVTLTEPFRSYPSYADSFQDHANVLMSAHYAGAWRSNTTSYMDATAALTGRYATDPNYADKLNWLISTYGLTAYDWGTSEVATTTADQSMIGQSTETATFSGQTYTVASGDSLWGIAENFGVSVDQLMAMNGLSAELITVGQTLQV, via the coding sequence ATGGACAAGAAAATGACAAGAAGTAGCAGACATCAACTTAAAGCGAAGCAACATAGCAATAAAAAAGCTGCGTCGGTAATTGGAACATCATTAATATTTTTACCAATTGCTGGAAATTTACTTCCACTGGGAGCGCAAGCGACTGAGTATGAACAGCAAGAAGCGGTTTCTCAACAAGCATTTATTGATTCTATTGGTTATTCAGCTGCTTCCGTGGCTAGTTCGAATGATTTATATGCGTCTGTCATGATTGCTCAAGCTTTACTAGAAAGTAGCTACGGTACGTCAGGCTTAGCATCAGCACCTAATTATAATTTATTTGGAGTAAAGGGCAGTTACGGTGGACAAACAGTCTATATGCCAACGAAAGAATATTTAAATGGCGAATGGGTCACTCTTACCGAACCGTTTAGAAGCTATCCTTCTTATGCCGATTCATTTCAGGACCATGCAAATGTTCTTATGAGTGCTCACTATGCAGGTGCTTGGAGAAGTAATACGACAAGCTATATGGATGCAACCGCTGCTTTGACAGGACGTTATGCAACAGATCCAAATTATGCAGATAAGTTGAACTGGTTAATTTCAACCTATGGATTAACAGCTTATGACTGGGGCACTTCTGAAGTAGCTACGACTACTGCTGATCAATCGATGATTGGACAAAGCACTGAAACAGCAACTTTTTCAGGACAAACCTATACAGTAGCTTCTGGAGATAGCCTTTGGGGAATTGCAGAAAATTTTGGCGTTTCAGTTGATCAACTGATGGCAATGAATGGATTATCTGCTGAGTTGATTACTGTTGGACAAACTTTACAAGTATAA
- a CDS encoding YczE/YyaS/YitT family protein, producing MKKSKEYILRTAYAFLGVAILAFGAATLRVGKVGLDPYTAANIGIGKSLGLSLGVYQLIVNCVILGLVFVFGRKYIGIGTVVNMVLTGFFIDFYTWVYETYIPLEITRFVQLILLLIGVIVFTFGASLYMSAELGNAPYDAIAPIIVDRTHGSYKIIRISQDVFFVLLAFIFSGPVGIGTVINAFLTGPLIDFWNNKVSLPLIKKSVNS from the coding sequence ATGAAAAAATCAAAAGAATATATCCTACGAACAGCTTACGCTTTTTTAGGAGTAGCCATTTTGGCCTTTGGAGCAGCAACTTTACGTGTTGGAAAAGTCGGTCTGGATCCATATACAGCAGCGAATATTGGAATAGGTAAGAGCTTAGGTCTTTCTCTAGGTGTGTATCAGCTGATCGTGAATTGTGTCATTTTGGGGCTAGTATTCGTTTTCGGGAGGAAGTATATAGGGATTGGTACAGTTGTTAATATGGTTTTGACAGGTTTTTTTATCGATTTCTACACATGGGTTTATGAAACATATATCCCGTTGGAAATCACTCGCTTTGTCCAATTGATATTACTATTGATCGGTGTGATAGTTTTTACTTTCGGTGCGTCATTATATATGTCAGCTGAACTAGGAAATGCTCCTTATGATGCGATTGCTCCGATTATCGTAGATAGAACACATGGTTCTTATAAAATCATTCGAATTTCACAAGATGTCTTTTTCGTTTTATTAGCATTTATATTCAGCGGACCTGTTGGAATCGGTACAGTTATTAATGCTTTTTTGACTGGCCCATTAATCGATTTTTGGAACAATAAAGTTAGCTTACCACTAATTAAGAAAAGCGTGAACTCTTAA
- the perR gene encoding peroxide-responsive transcriptional repressor PerR: MDNVLVKNALEELKEANIRITPQRYAILEYLIENHSHPTADEIYRSLEDRFPNMSVATVYNNLRLFTDIGFVQEMNYGDASSRFDFSSKKHYHAICQNCGKIVDFHYPGLEDVEMAASKLTGFEINEHRLELYGLCPECQAAEKK; encoded by the coding sequence ATGGACAATGTATTGGTTAAAAATGCACTTGAAGAGTTAAAAGAAGCCAATATCCGTATCACTCCTCAAAGATATGCGATTTTAGAATATCTAATTGAGAATCATAGTCATCCAACAGCTGACGAAATTTATCGTTCATTGGAAGATCGGTTTCCAAATATGAGCGTAGCGACCGTGTATAATAATTTACGATTATTTACAGATATCGGTTTCGTTCAAGAGATGAATTATGGGGATGCATCCAGCCGTTTTGATTTTAGTTCTAAAAAACATTATCATGCGATTTGTCAAAACTGTGGTAAAATCGTCGACTTTCATTATCCGGGATTAGAAGATGTTGAGATGGCTGCCAGTAAACTTACAGGCTTTGAAATCAATGAACACAGATTGGAACTATATGGTTTGTGTCCAGAGTGCCAAGCTGCTGAAAAGAAATGA
- the tkt gene encoding transketolase, translating into MFDNTDQLGVNTIRTLSIEAIQKANSGHPGLPMGAAPMAYALWTKHLKVNPKTSRNWADRDRFVLSAGHGSAMLYSLLHLAGYNVSIDDLKGFRQWESLTPGHPEVHHTDGVEATTGPLGQGIAMAVGMAMAEAHTAAVYNRDSFPVIDHYTYALCGDGDLMEGVSQEASSMAGHMKLGKLIVLYDSNDISLDGPTSKAFTENVGARYEAYGWQHILVKDGNDLEAISKAIETAKAETDKPTLIEVKTVIGFGSPKEGTSAVHGAPLGAEGITAAKAVYGWEYPDFTVPDKVAARFKETVVDEGEKAENEWNTMFENYTKSHPELAKQFKQAFADELPENWDSELPSYEVGTSAASRVTSKETIQALSKTIPSFWGGSADLSASNNTMVAAEKDFEPGQYEGRNIWFGVREFAMAAAMNGIQLHGGSRIYGGTFFVFTDYLRPAVRLAAIQNTPVTYVLTHDSVAVGEDGPTHEPVEQLASIRCMPGVQVIRPADGNETVAAWKIAMTTKDAPTILVLSRQNLPVIEGTKENAGELVKKGAYVISAQKGAKPEGILIATGSEVNLAIEAQKLLSEQGKDVSVVSMPSFDLFEKQSDEYKESVLPKEVTKRVAVEAASPFGWERYVGTAGTTVTIDHFGASAPGDLVLKEFGFTPENVAAKFNTL; encoded by the coding sequence TTGTTCGACAACACTGATCAATTAGGCGTCAATACCATTCGTACCTTAAGTATCGAAGCGATTCAAAAAGCTAATTCAGGACATCCTGGATTACCAATGGGGGCAGCCCCTATGGCCTATGCACTTTGGACAAAACACTTAAAAGTAAATCCTAAAACCTCAAGAAACTGGGCAGACAGAGACCGTTTCGTTCTTTCTGCCGGGCATGGTTCAGCGATGTTATATAGTTTGCTTCATTTAGCAGGTTATAACGTTTCTATCGATGATTTGAAAGGTTTCCGTCAATGGGAAAGTTTGACTCCTGGTCACCCTGAAGTTCATCATACAGATGGTGTCGAAGCAACAACTGGTCCATTAGGTCAAGGGATTGCGATGGCTGTGGGAATGGCAATGGCTGAAGCGCATACTGCTGCAGTCTACAACCGCGATAGTTTCCCTGTGATCGATCATTATACTTATGCACTTTGTGGTGATGGTGACTTGATGGAAGGCGTTTCTCAGGAAGCAAGCTCAATGGCTGGTCATATGAAACTCGGCAAATTGATCGTGTTATATGATTCAAATGATATTTCATTAGATGGACCAACGTCTAAAGCCTTCACTGAAAATGTCGGTGCCCGCTATGAAGCATACGGCTGGCAGCATATCTTAGTAAAAGACGGAAATGATTTAGAAGCCATTTCAAAAGCAATCGAAACTGCTAAAGCTGAGACAGATAAACCAACATTGATCGAAGTGAAAACAGTGATTGGATTTGGGTCACCTAAAGAAGGAACATCAGCTGTTCATGGAGCACCTCTTGGAGCAGAAGGTATTACTGCAGCGAAAGCCGTTTACGGCTGGGAATACCCAGATTTTACAGTTCCGGATAAAGTTGCAGCACGATTCAAAGAAACAGTAGTTGATGAAGGCGAAAAAGCTGAAAACGAATGGAATACAATGTTTGAAAACTATACAAAATCACATCCTGAACTAGCGAAACAATTCAAACAAGCTTTTGCTGATGAACTTCCTGAAAATTGGGATAGTGAATTGCCAAGTTACGAGGTTGGGACTAGTGCAGCGAGTCGTGTGACTAGTAAAGAGACGATCCAAGCTCTTTCTAAAACTATTCCTAGCTTCTGGGGCGGATCAGCTGATTTGTCAGCTTCAAATAATACAATGGTTGCTGCTGAAAAAGATTTTGAGCCTGGACAATACGAAGGTCGTAATATCTGGTTTGGTGTTCGCGAGTTCGCCATGGCAGCTGCTATGAACGGTATTCAATTACATGGAGGAAGCCGTATTTACGGAGGAACGTTCTTTGTATTTACTGATTATCTTCGTCCGGCAGTTCGTTTAGCTGCTATCCAAAATACACCTGTGACATATGTCTTGACGCATGATTCAGTCGCAGTCGGAGAAGATGGACCAACCCATGAGCCTGTTGAGCAATTGGCAAGTATTCGTTGTATGCCTGGTGTTCAAGTTATCCGTCCGGCAGATGGCAATGAAACAGTTGCAGCTTGGAAAATCGCGATGACAACAAAAGACGCACCAACTATTCTAGTACTAAGCCGTCAAAACTTACCAGTTATTGAAGGCACTAAAGAAAATGCAGGTGAGCTTGTTAAAAAGGGAGCCTATGTAATATCAGCTCAAAAAGGAGCAAAACCTGAAGGTATTTTGATTGCAACAGGTTCTGAAGTTAATCTAGCAATCGAAGCGCAAAAACTGCTCTCTGAGCAAGGAAAAGATGTTTCTGTTGTTTCAATGCCAAGTTTCGACTTATTTGAAAAACAATCAGATGAATATAAAGAATCAGTTCTTCCTAAAGAAGTAACTAAGCGGGTAGCGGTTGAAGCGGCTTCTCCATTCGGTTGGGAGCGTTATGTAGGAACTGCAGGAACAACTGTAACGATCGATCATTTTGGAGCATCTGCACCAGGCGATCTAGTCTTGAAAGAGTTTGGTTTCACACCAGAAAATGTTGCTGCGAAATTCAATACTTTATAA
- a CDS encoding RidA family protein has translation MRAIHTDNAPKAIGPYVQGNIINGLLFASGQVPLDPVTGEVVGTTIEEQTKQVLKNISAILEEVKSDFDHVVKTTCFLKNMDDFAVFNEVYASAFTSQLPARSAVEVARLPKDVLIEIEIIAAVNQ, from the coding sequence ATGAGAGCAATACATACAGACAATGCACCTAAGGCGATTGGTCCATATGTTCAAGGGAACATCATCAACGGACTATTATTTGCTTCTGGTCAAGTACCTTTGGATCCCGTAACTGGGGAAGTGGTAGGGACTACGATAGAAGAACAGACGAAGCAAGTACTGAAAAATATTTCAGCGATTTTAGAAGAAGTAAAGAGTGATTTCGATCACGTTGTTAAAACAACATGCTTTTTGAAGAATATGGATGATTTTGCAGTATTCAATGAAGTCTATGCTTCTGCATTTACTTCACAATTACCAGCTCGCTCTGCAGTTGAAGTAGCCCGACTGCCCAAAGATGTTCTTATAGAAATAGAAATTATTGCAGCTGTTAATCAATAA